A portion of the Micromonospora vinacea genome contains these proteins:
- the thrC gene encoding threonine synthase: MTSTLVTSGIDTSASPARALVCRACSARYPLAAQHACYECFGPLEVDYDTAALATVTREQIEAGPNNIWRYAALLPAGQDPASRVTLDPGLTPLVAAPHLAAELGITAPLWVKDDSANPTHSFKDRVVSVALTAARALGFTRFACASTGNLANSVAAHAARAGVPSVVFIPSDLEQGKVITTAVYGGELVAIDGSYDDVNRLCGELVETDEFEDTAFVNVNVRPYYAEGSKTLGYEVAEQLGWRIPAQVVIPMASGELLTKIDKAFSELVEIGLVEAPAGGWKVFGAQSAGCNPIATALHAETDTIIPVKPTGIAKSLNIGDPAAGLYALEAVRRTGGWMEYVDDDEIRAGIRDLARTTGVFAETAGGVTVAVLRKLVESGRLDPTAETVVFNTGEGLKTIDAVAGQVGPTHHIKPSLRAARDAGLLG; encoded by the coding sequence ATGACGTCGACGCTCGTCACCTCCGGCATCGACACCTCTGCCAGCCCCGCCCGCGCCCTGGTCTGCCGTGCCTGCTCGGCCCGCTACCCGCTCGCCGCCCAGCACGCCTGTTACGAGTGTTTCGGCCCCCTGGAAGTCGACTACGACACCGCCGCGCTGGCCACCGTCACCCGCGAGCAGATCGAGGCCGGCCCGAACAACATCTGGCGGTACGCCGCCCTGCTCCCCGCCGGTCAGGACCCGGCCAGCCGGGTCACCCTCGACCCGGGGCTGACTCCACTGGTGGCGGCCCCGCACCTCGCCGCCGAGCTGGGCATCACCGCGCCGCTCTGGGTCAAGGACGACAGCGCCAACCCCACCCACTCGTTCAAGGACCGGGTCGTCTCGGTGGCGCTCACCGCCGCCAGGGCGCTCGGCTTCACCCGGTTCGCCTGCGCGTCGACCGGCAACCTGGCCAACTCGGTGGCCGCCCACGCCGCCCGCGCCGGGGTGCCCTCGGTGGTCTTCATCCCCAGCGACCTGGAGCAGGGCAAGGTCATCACCACCGCCGTCTACGGCGGTGAGCTGGTCGCCATCGACGGCTCGTACGACGATGTCAACCGGCTCTGCGGCGAGCTGGTGGAGACCGACGAATTCGAGGACACCGCGTTCGTCAACGTGAACGTCCGGCCGTACTACGCGGAGGGCTCCAAGACCCTCGGCTACGAGGTGGCCGAGCAACTCGGCTGGCGGATCCCGGCCCAGGTGGTCATTCCGATGGCCAGTGGCGAGCTGCTCACCAAGATTGACAAGGCGTTCTCCGAGCTGGTGGAGATCGGCCTGGTCGAGGCGCCGGCCGGCGGCTGGAAGGTCTTCGGTGCACAGTCCGCCGGCTGCAACCCGATCGCCACCGCGCTGCACGCCGAGACCGACACGATCATCCCGGTCAAGCCGACCGGGATCGCCAAGTCGCTCAACATCGGCGACCCGGCGGCCGGCCTGTACGCCCTGGAGGCGGTCCGCCGCACCGGCGGCTGGATGGAGTACGTCGACGACGACGAGATCCGTGCGGGCATCCGCGACCTGGCCCGCACCACAGGGGTCTTCGCCGAGACCGCGGGCGGGGTGACAGTGGCGGTGCTGCGCAAGCTTGTCGAGTCCGGCCGGCTCGACCCGACCGCCGAGACCGTCGTGTTCAACACCGGCGAGGGCCTGAAGACCATCGATGCGGTGGCCGGTCAGGTTGGTCCGACCCACCACATCAAGCCCTCGCTGCGCGCCGCCCGCGACGCCGGCCTCCTCGGCTGA
- a CDS encoding ABC transporter permease, with amino-acid sequence MAVTDAGEARGYRPSATMPFAAEFRRQASRRRTQLALGFMVLLPLIILIAFQFNSGGDDDNGNNEFASLVDLATSGGLNFTLFSIFVSASFLLVVVVALFCGDTVASEASWGSLRYLLAIPVPRARLLTVKLVVALAYSGLALLLLAGTALLAGTLRYGWSPLRSTVAAELEPTEGLLRLLAVLGYLAVVLLVVAGLAFLLSVITDAALGAVGGAVLLWILSSILDQITALGALRDFLPTHFSTAWLGLLSTPVQTDDVVRGCISAISYATLFWGLAFWRFTRKDITS; translated from the coding sequence ATGGCTGTTACTGACGCGGGTGAGGCCCGCGGTTATCGGCCGTCGGCCACCATGCCGTTCGCGGCGGAGTTCCGTCGGCAGGCGTCCCGGCGGCGGACCCAGCTGGCGCTCGGGTTCATGGTGCTGCTGCCGCTGATCATCCTGATCGCGTTCCAGTTCAACTCCGGTGGCGACGACGACAACGGCAACAACGAGTTCGCCAGCCTGGTCGACCTGGCCACCTCCGGCGGACTCAACTTCACCCTGTTCTCGATCTTCGTGTCGGCGTCGTTCCTGCTGGTGGTGGTCGTCGCGCTGTTCTGCGGCGACACGGTGGCCAGCGAGGCGAGTTGGGGCAGCCTGCGGTACCTGCTGGCGATCCCGGTGCCCCGGGCGCGGTTGCTGACGGTGAAGCTGGTGGTCGCGCTCGCGTACTCGGGGTTGGCCCTGCTGCTGTTGGCCGGCACCGCGTTGCTGGCCGGCACCCTGCGCTACGGCTGGTCGCCGCTGCGCAGCACTGTCGCCGCCGAGCTGGAACCCACCGAGGGGCTGCTCCGGTTGCTGGCCGTGCTGGGCTACCTGGCGGTCGTACTCCTGGTCGTGGCCGGCCTGGCATTCCTGCTGTCGGTGATTACTGACGCCGCGTTGGGCGCTGTCGGTGGCGCGGTGCTGCTCTGGATCCTGTCCAGCATCCTGGACCAGATCACCGCCCTGGGCGCGCTGCGCGACTTCCTGCCCACCCACTTCAGCACCGCCTGGTTGGGTCTGCTGTCGACTCCGGTGCAGACCGACGATGTGGTGCGTGGCTGCATTTCGGCGATCAGCTACGCGACGCTGTTCTGGGGGCTGGCGTTCTGGCGCTTCACCCGCAAGGACATCACGTCGTAG
- a CDS encoding DUF4232 domain-containing protein encodes MISRETAARRRTSTASATVTAFTAALTLGACLPGDHRGQGGPDGPRPPAAPTTAASPSGSVDPLAGCPATGVRIRSTGGDAAMGLRALGLELVNCGERPYQLNGYPVLHVFDEEREPVMLRVVNGGKEITSGFDQPPREVTLAAGERATAVVLWRNLVTDSTVVATNGEFLTVAPAAGQPAEEVDPDGPIDLGNTGRIGVSAWKKADPSTPVPSRPAPPPAPSAVPSSVSPPDGRL; translated from the coding sequence ATGATCTCTCGCGAGACGGCAGCGCGGCGACGCACCAGCACGGCGTCCGCGACGGTCACGGCGTTCACGGCGGCTCTCACTCTCGGCGCGTGTCTGCCTGGCGACCATCGCGGGCAGGGCGGCCCGGACGGCCCGCGACCACCTGCCGCGCCCACCACCGCCGCAAGCCCGTCGGGGAGCGTCGACCCGCTGGCCGGGTGCCCGGCCACCGGCGTTCGGATCCGGTCGACCGGCGGGGACGCCGCGATGGGCCTGCGCGCCCTCGGCCTGGAGTTGGTCAACTGCGGCGAGCGCCCCTACCAGCTCAACGGGTACCCGGTGCTGCACGTGTTCGACGAGGAGCGTGAGCCGGTGATGCTGCGGGTGGTCAACGGCGGCAAGGAAATCACCTCCGGCTTCGACCAACCACCCCGGGAGGTCACCCTCGCCGCCGGGGAGCGGGCCACCGCCGTGGTGCTCTGGCGCAACCTGGTCACCGACTCGACAGTGGTGGCCACCAACGGCGAGTTCCTGACCGTTGCTCCCGCCGCCGGGCAGCCGGCCGAGGAGGTCGACCCGGACGGGCCGATCGACCTCGGCAACACCGGCCGGATCGGCGTCAGCGCCTGGAAGAAGGCCGACCCGTCCACGCCGGTGCCGTCCCGGCCGGCCCCGCCACCGGCGCCGAGCGCGGTGCCGTCGTCGGTGAGCCCACCCGACGGCCGGCTGTGA
- a CDS encoding DoxX family protein produces the protein MNVSRLGGPTLSLFRIVIGLLFTLHGLSSVFGLFGGNPMTGKAVPLGTWPGWWAALIQLVCGVLVLVGLFSRPAALLASGSMAYAYFVVHQPDALLPLHNGGERAALFCWAFLLVAALGPGKWALDTLLARHRTASGSASAAELDSVPV, from the coding sequence ATGAATGTCTCTCGGCTCGGCGGGCCGACCCTGTCCCTGTTCCGCATCGTGATCGGCCTGCTGTTCACGTTGCACGGCCTGTCCTCGGTGTTCGGGTTGTTCGGCGGCAACCCGATGACCGGCAAGGCGGTACCGCTCGGCACCTGGCCCGGCTGGTGGGCCGCCCTGATCCAGTTGGTCTGCGGCGTGCTGGTGCTGGTCGGGCTCTTCTCCCGACCCGCCGCGCTGCTCGCCTCCGGCTCGATGGCGTACGCCTACTTCGTGGTGCACCAGCCGGACGCTCTGCTGCCGCTGCACAACGGAGGTGAGCGGGCGGCGCTCTTCTGCTGGGCGTTCCTGCTGGTCGCGGCTCTCGGCCCGGGTAAGTGGGCGCTCGACACGCTGCTCGCCCGGCACCGCACCGCGTCAGGGTCGGCTTCGGCGGCCGAACTCGACTCGGTTCCCGTCTGA
- the paaN gene encoding phenylacetic acid degradation protein PaaN — protein sequence MTETPHPLYDRHADTLNRALTAITERGYWSAYPESPSPRVYGETAAADGKSAFEAYLGGDFPLDQPGSGDRVATETSPFGVELAVRYPHAGPGELISAASAALPAWRDAGPQARVGVCLEILDRLHKHIFELANAVQFTSGQAFVMAFQAGGAHALDRALEALAYAYAEMTRHPGTAGWEKAAGKGDPLRMTKTFHVVPRGVALVIGCNTFPTWNSYPGLFASLVTGNPVIVKPHPRAVLPLAITVKYAREVLAEAGFDPNLIMLAAEAPGEKLASDLALHRSVKIVDFTGSTEYGDWLETHARQASVYTEKAGLNTVVIDSTDDFAGMCRNLGFTLTLYSGQMCTTSQNILIPAGGIETDQGHKSFDEVAGGIAAAVGKLTADPARGVELTGAIVNDGVLERLAEVTKVGEPVLESRNVAHPSYADAVVRTPTIVKLTADDTETYGREWFGPISFAIATDSTAHSLELLRRTVGEKGALTAGVYSTDEAVLDATEAVAVEVGVHLSCNLTGGVFVNQSAAFSDFHGSGANAAANSALTDGAYVANRFRIVQSRRHV from the coding sequence ATGACGGAGACCCCGCATCCCCTGTACGACAGGCACGCCGACACCCTCAACCGTGCGCTGACCGCGATCACGGAGCGGGGCTACTGGTCCGCCTATCCCGAATCCCCCAGCCCCCGGGTATACGGCGAGACCGCCGCCGCCGACGGTAAGTCCGCCTTCGAGGCGTACCTCGGTGGTGACTTTCCGCTCGACCAGCCCGGCAGCGGCGACCGGGTCGCCACCGAGACGAGCCCGTTCGGGGTGGAGTTGGCGGTGCGGTACCCGCACGCCGGCCCCGGCGAGCTGATCAGCGCCGCCTCCGCCGCGCTGCCGGCGTGGCGCGACGCCGGCCCGCAGGCCCGGGTCGGCGTCTGCCTGGAGATCCTCGACCGGCTGCACAAGCACATCTTCGAGCTGGCCAACGCGGTGCAGTTCACCAGCGGTCAGGCGTTCGTGATGGCCTTCCAGGCCGGTGGCGCGCACGCGCTGGACCGGGCGCTGGAAGCGCTGGCGTACGCGTACGCCGAGATGACCCGGCACCCGGGCACGGCGGGCTGGGAGAAGGCCGCCGGCAAGGGTGACCCGCTGCGGATGACCAAGACGTTCCACGTGGTGCCGCGTGGGGTGGCGCTGGTGATCGGCTGCAATACCTTCCCGACCTGGAACTCGTACCCCGGCCTGTTCGCCTCGCTGGTCACCGGCAACCCGGTGATCGTCAAGCCGCACCCGCGCGCGGTGCTGCCGCTGGCCATCACCGTGAAGTACGCCCGGGAGGTGCTCGCCGAGGCCGGGTTCGACCCGAACCTGATCATGCTGGCGGCCGAGGCGCCCGGCGAGAAGCTCGCCAGCGACCTGGCCCTGCACCGCTCCGTCAAGATCGTCGACTTCACCGGCTCCACCGAGTACGGCGACTGGCTGGAGACGCACGCCCGGCAGGCATCGGTCTACACCGAGAAGGCCGGCCTCAACACCGTCGTCATCGACTCCACCGACGACTTCGCCGGCATGTGCCGCAACCTCGGTTTCACGCTGACCCTCTACAGCGGGCAGATGTGCACCACCTCGCAGAACATCCTCATCCCGGCCGGAGGCATCGAGACCGACCAGGGGCACAAGAGCTTCGACGAGGTGGCCGGCGGAATCGCCGCCGCCGTCGGCAAGCTCACCGCGGACCCGGCCCGAGGTGTGGAGCTGACCGGCGCCATCGTCAACGACGGGGTGCTGGAGCGGCTGGCCGAGGTGACCAAGGTCGGCGAGCCGGTGCTGGAGTCGCGGAACGTCGCCCACCCGTCGTACGCCGACGCCGTGGTGCGTACCCCGACGATCGTCAAGCTGACCGCGGACGACACGGAGACGTACGGCCGGGAATGGTTCGGGCCGATCTCGTTCGCCATCGCGACCGACTCCACAGCGCACAGCCTGGAACTGCTGCGCCGGACGGTCGGCGAGAAGGGCGCGCTCACCGCCGGGGTCTACTCGACCGACGAGGCCGTGCTGGACGCGACCGAGGCGGTGGCGGTCGAGGTCGGGGTGCACCTGTCCTGCAACCTCACCGGCGGTGTCTTCGTCAACCAGTCGGCGGCGTTCTCCGACTTCCACGGCAGCGGGGCCAACGCGGCGGCCAACTCGGCCCTGACGGACGGGGCGTACGTGGCCAACCGGTTCCGGATCGTGCAGTCTCGCCGGCACGTCTGA
- a CDS encoding GNAT family N-acetyltransferase produces the protein MTTDMGSLAPRLAEIRRVRPEDAARARALRLEMLADAPLAFLETLADAAARPHNEYAARVAYTSAGSSNAQFIADPGGRLVGHAGGTTAPNEPGLTVIYAVYVTPTWRGSGLLGELIDGVAAWSRACGRPELLLEVVVGNDRAYRAYQRLGFKDTGVRVPHPTIPALTELQMRRTA, from the coding sequence ATGACCACCGACATGGGCTCGCTGGCCCCGCGGCTCGCGGAGATCCGCCGGGTCCGACCGGAGGACGCCGCCCGGGCCCGGGCGCTGCGCCTGGAGATGCTGGCCGACGCGCCGTTGGCCTTTCTGGAGACCCTTGCGGACGCGGCGGCCCGACCCCACAACGAGTACGCCGCCCGCGTCGCGTACACCTCGGCCGGTTCCAGCAACGCGCAGTTCATCGCCGACCCGGGCGGCCGGCTGGTCGGCCACGCCGGTGGCACCACCGCCCCGAACGAACCCGGGCTGACCGTGATCTACGCCGTGTACGTCACGCCGACCTGGCGCGGCAGTGGGCTGCTCGGCGAACTGATCGACGGGGTGGCCGCCTGGTCCCGAGCCTGCGGCCGACCGGAGCTGCTACTGGAAGTGGTGGTCGGCAACGACCGCGCCTACCGCGCCTACCAGCGCCTGGGCTTCAAGGACACCGGCGTACGGGTGCCCCACCCCACCATCCCAGCCCTCACCGAGCTACAGATGCGCCGAACCGCCTAA
- a CDS encoding cold-shock protein, which produces MAQGTVKWFNAEKGYGFIAVDGGQDVFVHFSAIEMDGYKALDDGQRVEFEVAQGQKGPQAEHVRVIG; this is translated from the coding sequence GTGGCACAGGGCACCGTGAAGTGGTTCAACGCCGAGAAGGGCTACGGCTTCATCGCCGTCGACGGCGGTCAGGACGTGTTCGTCCACTTCTCCGCCATCGAGATGGACGGTTACAAGGCGCTGGACGACGGTCAGCGGGTCGAGTTCGAGGTCGCCCAGGGCCAGAAGGGCCCACAGGCGGAGCACGTACGCGTCATCGGCTGA
- a CDS encoding ArsR/SmtB family transcription factor yields the protein MEPHEPDLTAVPVTSVLAALADDVRLQIVRALAEGGESACGSFDFGVSKATRSHHLKVLREAGLTRTRAAGTSRLVRLRRDELDELYPGLLDAVLTQRPPA from the coding sequence ATGGAGCCGCACGAGCCCGACCTGACCGCCGTACCGGTCACCAGCGTGTTGGCCGCACTCGCCGACGACGTGCGGCTACAGATCGTCCGGGCGCTCGCCGAGGGCGGCGAGTCCGCCTGCGGCAGCTTCGACTTCGGCGTCTCCAAGGCGACCCGCAGCCACCACCTGAAGGTGCTGCGCGAGGCGGGCCTGACCCGGACCCGGGCCGCCGGCACCAGCCGACTGGTCCGGCTCCGCCGGGACGAGCTGGACGAGCTCTACCCCGGCCTCCTGGACGCGGTCCTCACCCAGCGCCCGCCGGCCTGA
- a CDS encoding DMT family transporter: MRSRATAYPLVAVLGWGVMFPILASALNRVDPLNLTTARYLLAAVVLVAILLLREGAGALRHGGRALEVVVLGVVGFAGFNLLTNLALEHAAPQQISLFVATTPVITQLVRWARDGVRPKPLLLALSLVALLGVGLVITRGSLAGLGQFGLGGLMMVGAVLGWGIYTHGASRFGEWSPLRFTTLTALAGTAAMLALSIGADAVGWQHAPAAADLVAVAPQLAYAVLVGAVIAVLAWNTGVQRLGAANAALFMNLVPVTTFAVQIARGYRPEPVELVGAAITIAALIAANLAARPRTASLPRPSAVTDPVAVTDPVAVSAR, from the coding sequence ATGCGATCCCGCGCCACCGCGTACCCACTGGTCGCCGTGCTCGGCTGGGGCGTCATGTTCCCGATCCTGGCCAGCGCGCTCAACCGGGTCGACCCGCTCAACCTGACCACCGCGCGCTACCTGCTGGCCGCCGTCGTCCTGGTCGCCATCCTGCTGCTCCGCGAGGGTGCCGGCGCGCTGCGGCACGGTGGCCGGGCGCTGGAGGTGGTGGTGCTCGGAGTGGTCGGCTTCGCGGGCTTCAACCTGCTCACCAACCTGGCGCTCGAACACGCCGCCCCACAGCAGATCTCCCTCTTCGTGGCCACCACTCCGGTGATCACCCAGCTCGTTCGTTGGGCCCGCGACGGCGTACGCCCGAAGCCGCTCCTGCTGGCCCTCTCCCTGGTGGCGCTCCTCGGAGTCGGCCTGGTGATCACGCGCGGGAGCCTGGCCGGGCTCGGCCAGTTCGGACTCGGCGGGCTGATGATGGTCGGCGCGGTGCTGGGCTGGGGCATCTACACCCACGGTGCCAGCCGGTTCGGCGAGTGGTCCCCGCTGCGCTTCACCACACTGACAGCGCTCGCCGGCACGGCCGCCATGCTCGCCCTGAGCATCGGCGCCGACGCCGTCGGCTGGCAGCACGCGCCGGCCGCCGCCGACCTCGTGGCGGTCGCGCCGCAGCTGGCGTACGCCGTCCTGGTGGGTGCCGTGATCGCGGTCCTGGCCTGGAACACCGGCGTGCAGCGACTCGGCGCCGCCAACGCCGCGCTGTTCATGAACCTCGTCCCGGTGACCACCTTCGCGGTGCAGATCGCCCGCGGCTACCGGCCGGAGCCCGTCGAACTGGTCGGGGCCGCCATCACGATCGCCGCCCTGATCGCCGCGAACCTCGCCGCCCGGCCCCGGACCGCGTCGCTGCCCCGGCCGAGCGCGGTGACGGACCCGGTCGCGGTGACCGACCCCGTGGCGGTGAGTGCCCGCTGA
- a CDS encoding GNAT family N-acetyltransferase, which yields MSITIAPFDGADRTSVDEAYRIGAATNDADLSDFPPFCRRRFDALFHTPMPGTRSLWALARLDGVPAGYLQLDLPQLDNTDNATAELLVHPELRRRGVGRALHEYGLRLLREHGRKRVVAMAVSALPGGPARSGAGDAFAAATGAQPALTEVRRRLHVGEIDRIALRAALAEAQPRAEGYHPVCWQGTTPREYVADIAYLDGRLLMDAPMGDVQWEPEQVDAERIRGNERALDARGRRRYHLGMRHEASGRLVAWTLLDVGASADWHAFQQITIVDPDHRGHRLGLIAKAENLHHLLTHEPAVQVIDTFNASSNSYMVAINEQLGFRPVDSWTDWQLTL from the coding sequence ATGAGCATCACGATCGCGCCGTTCGACGGCGCCGACCGGACGTCGGTCGACGAGGCGTACCGGATCGGGGCGGCGACCAACGACGCCGATCTGTCGGACTTCCCGCCCTTCTGCCGCCGCCGCTTCGACGCGCTGTTCCACACCCCGATGCCCGGCACCCGGTCGCTCTGGGCGCTGGCCCGACTTGACGGCGTACCGGCCGGCTACCTCCAACTGGACCTGCCGCAGCTCGACAACACCGACAACGCCACCGCCGAGCTGCTGGTGCATCCCGAACTGCGGCGCCGAGGGGTGGGTCGGGCCCTGCACGAGTACGGGCTGCGCCTGCTCCGCGAGCACGGCCGTAAGCGGGTCGTGGCGATGGCCGTCTCCGCGCTGCCCGGCGGGCCCGCCCGAAGCGGGGCGGGCGACGCGTTCGCCGCCGCGACCGGAGCCCAGCCCGCCCTCACCGAGGTGCGTCGCCGACTCCACGTCGGCGAGATCGACCGGATCGCCCTGCGGGCGGCGCTCGCCGAGGCCCAACCGCGAGCCGAGGGCTATCACCCGGTCTGCTGGCAGGGGACGACCCCACGGGAGTACGTCGCCGACATCGCCTACCTCGACGGCCGGCTGTTGATGGACGCCCCCATGGGCGACGTGCAGTGGGAGCCGGAGCAGGTGGACGCCGAGCGCATCCGCGGCAACGAACGGGCACTCGACGCGCGGGGCCGGCGGCGCTACCACCTCGGGATGCGGCACGAGGCGTCCGGCCGGCTGGTCGCCTGGACGCTGCTGGACGTGGGCGCCTCCGCCGACTGGCACGCGTTCCAGCAGATCACCATCGTCGACCCGGACCACCGTGGGCACCGGCTCGGCCTCATCGCCAAGGCGGAGAACCTGCACCATCTGCTCACCCACGAACCAGCGGTACAGGTGATCGACACCTTCAACGCTTCCAGCAACAGCTACATGGTGGCGATCAACGAGCAGCTCGGCTTCCGCCCGGTGGACTCCTGGACCGACTGGCAGCTCACCCTCTGA